A genomic region of Raphanus sativus cultivar WK10039 chromosome 6, ASM80110v3, whole genome shotgun sequence contains the following coding sequences:
- the LOC108830899 gene encoding uncharacterized protein LOC108830899: MGDERREGKQPEGSGEPAVQQINLNQVQFEAMMAEITRRMQVNFNRTQQANEVLVDDNAGQERAAALAGARRARIGPIRGQRFEVGGHRLYGEQVEDDEAEESDDESQASQHNRHHNRRRPADNLGNLKLRIPPFHGKNDPDAYLEWEKKIELVFNCQQFTEERKVRLAATEFCGYAISWWDQIATTRRRNGEPQIASWFEMKTVMKKRFVPIHYGRDLHQKLRRLSQGSKSVEDYHQEMETLMLKADLEEGAEATMARFQGGLNRDIQDRLELQEYEDMDELLHKAILIEQQIKRKSSNKSPYNAASKPAYSKDDKPSDKPKEGSTSGEAKRDDKGKGVMTILANGEVVSEEEDAGHETDDEGVEYPVRGELLVTRRLLNAQPKAKEDDQRENLFHTRCLIQDKVCSLIIDGGSCTNVASDELVEKLGLEVYKHPKPYLLQWINEEGGLKISKQVKVLLSVGKYQDEITCDVAPLEASHILLGRPWQYDKRSVHDGFTNRYTFAHKERQVTLAPMTPQEVHQDQMHLKMKREKTKAAGKTLLLEEGDQLRLSVFCRNIRMCFQMIIPLAYHLSEG; the protein is encoded by the exons ATGGGAGATGAGAGGCGAGAAGGGAAGCAGCCTGAAGGGTCAGGAGAACCAGCTGTTCAACAGATCAATCTCAATCAAGTCCAGTTTGAGGCTATGATGGCTGAGATAACCAGGAGAATGCAAGTCAACTTCAATAGAACTCAACAAGCTAATGAGGTTTTAGTTGATGATAATGCAGGACaggagagagcagcagctcttgCTGGAGCTAGGAGAGCACGCATTGGACCTATCAGGGGACAAAGGTTTGAGGTTGGAGGTCATAGGCTCTATGGTGAACAAGTagaggatgatgaagctgaaGAAAGTGATGATGAGTCTCAGGCTAGTCAGCACAACAGACACCATAACCGCAGGCGACCAGCTGATAACCTAGGCAATCTCAAGCTTAGAATTCCTCCATTCCATGGCAAGAATGATCCTGATGCTTatctggagtgggagaagaagattgaattggtTTTCAATTGCCAGCAGTTCACTGAGGAGAGGAAGGTCAGACTAGCAGCCACTGAGTTTTGTGGTTATGCTATtagctggtgggatcagattgctACTACCAGGAGACGCAATGGAGAGCCTCAGATAGCTTCCTGGTTTGAGATGAAAACAGTGATGAAGAAAAGATTTGTTCCTATTCACTATGGGAGAGATCTACACCAGAAACTGAGAAGGCTGTCTCAAGGGTCCAAGAGTGTAGAAGACTACCATCAGGAGATGGAAACACTTATGCTGAAGGCTGATTTGGAAGAAGGAGCAGAAGCTACAATGGCTAGATTCCAAGGAGGTCTAAACAGAGATATCCAGGATAGATTGGAACTACAAGAgtatgaagacatggatgagcTACTGCACAAAGCCATCCTGATTGAGCagcaaattaaaagaaagagttcCAACAAGTCTCCATACAATGCAGCTTCCAAACCGGCTTACTCCAAGGATGACAAGCCATCTGATAAACCAAAGGAGGGATCTACCTCAGGGGAAGCCAAACGAGATGACAAGGGAAAAGGG gtgatgactaTCCTAGCCAATGGAGAAGTGGtttctgaggaagaagatgctGGTCACGAGACTGATGATGAAGGAGTGGAATACCCTGTCCGAGGAGAGCTACTAGTTACTAGGAGACTTCTCAATGCTCAACCTAAAGCCAAGGAGGATGATCAGAGAGAGAACCTATTCCACACCAGGTGTTTGATTCAAGACAAGGTGTGCAGtttgatcattgatggaggaagttgtacTAATGTAGCAAGTGATGAGTTGGTAGAGAAGCTGGGTCTTGAAGTGTACAAGCATCCTAAACCATATCTCTTGCAATGGATCAATGAAGAGGGAGGTTTAAAGATCAGCAAGCAAGTGAAAGTGTTATTATCAGTGGGAAAATACCAGGATGAGATCACTTGTGATGTGGCACCTTTGGAAGCTAGTCACATTCTCCTTGGAAGACCATGGCAGTATGACAAGAGATCAgtacatgatggcttcaccaacagATATACCTTTGCTCACAAGGAGAGGCAAGTCACACTGGCGCCCATGACACCACAAGAGGTACACCAGGATCAGATGCACCTCAAGATGAAGAGGGAGAAGACTAAAGCAGCCGGCAAGACCTTGTTGCTGGAGGAGGGCGACCAG TTGAGATTGAGtgtcttttgcaggaatataaggatgtgtttccagatgatAATCCCATTGGCTTACCACCTATCAGAGGGATAG